ttgatggttacgaaaagcaacgctcgaaggtcaaattccccttgtttgtgctcgtcccacacatgtacacctggttcggcccacagctgtaaaagttcatcaactaatggccttaggttcacatcaatatcgttgccgggttgctttggaccttggataagcactgacatcataatgaacttccgcttcatgcacaaccaaggaggaaggttgtagatacatagagtaacgggccaggtgttgtgactgcaactctgctccccaaaaggattcatgccatatgtactcagacctaaccataagttccttgtgtcagctgcaaatctcgggaactctctctcgatttttctccactgccgaccatcagcggtgtgcctcaacttatcatctttcatacgatcttccatgtgccatcgcaacaacttcgcatgatctttatttctgaacagacgtttcaaccgtggtattataggagcataccacatcaccttggcaggaaccctcttcctgggtggctcgccctcaatatcaccagggtcatcttttctgatcttataccgcaatgcagtgcataccgggcatttatccacattctcgtacttctcaccgcggtagaggatgcagtcattagggcatgcatgtatcttctgcacgtctaatcctagaggggagacaagcttctttgcttcgtacgtgctggcgggcaattcgttctttcttggaagcatcttcttcatcagtaccagcaacttttcgaatgacgagtcagtcacaccggtctctgccttccacttcagcaattccagtgtgctacccagcttcttctggccatcttcacaagttgggtacaacaatttgttgtggtcctgtaacatctgctcgaactgcaacctctccttttctgtgtcgcaacctcgccgtgcatcagaaatgacctggccaagatcatcagcgggctcatctggttcccgttcttcatcctgatcttcttcttcattgtcttccattgcggtatcagcatactcagggaacatagatcggtagttgtcgtcatcattctcttcttcttcatcgtcgtcttccatcataacccctctttctccgtgcttggtccaaacattatagcccgacataaaaccggaccgaagcaggtggctctcaatgactcttgaggaagtgtaatccttctcattccgacattcaacacatggacaaaacatatagccaccaccatgcttgtttgcatcggctgcatctcgaaaagaatgcacgccttctctgtaagcggccgtcgatcaccgtacatccatggatggctcatctgtgttatacgacagtatatcaaatacaatcacgatcctaaaaattagtaccgcacggtctaaacgaggaaatatagttgctaaccttttaaaataagtagaaataaagaggaagaggtttaagcgtggctcaggcatctcatatcgtagttgtgttcggtgaactgaagcggcatcgctctaacacacatttcaacaaacacctctagtgcataaaaaaagtggagagctagcacccacccacaatcctccatccaagaaaaatgcagggaagaggggagaggggggctgtgctgcagaggactttagtcccggtttgagacacaaaccgggactaaaggtggcacacatgcgggctgcccaccgcgtagccctttagtcccggtttgggacacgaaccgggactaaaggctccttacgggccgggactaaaggctcgagggaggcattgagaattggggcgacgtggccgggcctttagtcccggccaaagcccgttttccactagtgacatAAAAGTTATAttagtcccggccaaaggcccgttttccacgtgACAtaaaagttatattgttatgggtcCTCCAATATGTGGTGCTTGCTCATatcctttgctagccaaaacttcacaccaagtagagatgctACGTGTGCATTCATAAACCGTTAAACCCAATTTCTTACCCATCTATGGATTGAATAACATCctttaagtaagttgtcatcggtgcataaaAAATGGTTGGGGTTAGTTTCTCGGAGTTAGGGTTGAGTGCAGGCACCACAACACAAGAGCTTGAACCAGCCATGGATGATGGATACGAAAGAGAGAGGCAGTGGCCGCGATACCATACAAGTTTTTGAGGCTAGAGGCGTATGCCGTTGGCCAGGGATGCGTACGTGTTATATAGAGCAATCAGATTACAAAGGTTTTGTTTGTTGGCTTGAGCTTGATCAACACGTTATAGCTGTTTTAGACATACATAGATAGAGACCAATCTCAAGCAACTAACTAACTAACAACAAAAAGGGTGAGTATTCGGTTTATACACTACCGAATACAGGTGTAGTACAATGCCAACAATATTAATTGTGACCAAAATAAGAAGAGCACTACACAGAACAATAGGTATTAAAGCCATTCTTATATCACACTGGTACAAAGAGAAGCTCCAGCATTTTAGACCTCATCCTTGGCTCATTtttcttgccaaacaagcccaaccCACAGCCACTTGCACATAAGCTCGATTATACACGCGGTCCGTAAATGAAAACCAACCAACCCTCCATCTCCTCTTGAACAGGAAGCCAAAGAAAACGATCCAGAGACCTGCTACAAATCCTATGCACATGCTGAGGTACAACGAGAGCACATCACTCATTCCTCTGTCATGTTTTCCAGGAGCGTTTGCAATTATGTCAGTTCGTAAGCAACTCCTTGGGAGAGGTGGACCACATAGACCTGGGTTGCCAATGTATATGAACATCGGGTCATCCAACGCTTGTAATTGGTTCCCAGTTGGTATAGCTCCGGTCAGATTGTTATATGACAGGTCCAATAGGTTTAGTGATGTTAGAGCTGATATACTTGTAGGGATTTCACCAGAGATCTCATTATGTGAGAGATCAACAGATTCCAATGCGTGTAGCTCACCTATACTTTGGGATATCGTACCATGTAGGTTGTTGTGGGTCAGCGATAAACCCTTCAAATTTATGAGCTCACGTATACCAACTGGTACGCTCCCTGTCAAACGGTTGTGCCCCAAATCCAGATACTGCAACTCATCTGCTGCCAACCGATGGAGTAGCTCTGCTACATCCATGTTGATGAAGTTGGAGGATAAGTCGACCCGTTGTAgtttcttcaaattcttcaaggtcAACGGCACCATGCCGTCGAACTTGTTGGAAGCAAGGGACAATTTTCGAATGGAGGTCAACTTCCCTACCGCATCAGGGAGTTGTCCATCGATTCCGCAGCTAGTTAGGGAAAGCTCTTGGAGGCTAGGAAGATCCCAAACCCAACTTTTGGGCCCAAGAGATGTGTTGAAGGAGTTCCCATCAAGGGTGAGGGTCTCTAGGGATGTGAGATTGGGAAGCATGGTGGAAGGCATAGAGTTTTGAAGCCCACAAGACCTTAAATCAAGCTCCATCAAAGATGGGAGCATGTTGATAGCATGAGTCCAGTCGATGGCAGCGCCGAGGTCCACCTGGGACACGCGGAGGACCTGTAGTTTCGTGAGGCGTGACACCCATGCGATATCAGGCGAGTAGATGGCATGTGCCATATATTCGAGCTTAAGGCTGACCAGGTTCGAGAGATTGCCGAGGTGGGGAGGAATCCGACCGCCAAAATTGGAGTAGGAGAGGTCGAGATGCGTGAGGCGCCCGCGGCCGAGGGCGCCGATGAGCTCCGGGATGGGTTCGCCGCCGAAGTCGTTGCCGGAGAGATCCAGCCGTTTCAGATGTCGTAAGGTGAGCAAGGAGGAGCGTATCTCACCTCCGACGTGCCTCGCGTGCATTTGAAGCGTGACGACATGGCCGGTCCGGTTGCTGCAGACGACGCCCGTCCACCGGCAGCACTCCATGCCACGCCACGACGACGACAGAGAGTTGGTGGGGTCGGTGAGGCCGGCCTTGAAGTCGAGAAGCGCGTCCCGCTCACCGGGGACGCAGAGGCTGCCTGCTTGGGCCGACCAACTCtggtggaagaagaggaggaagcacatggttaggatcatcctagCTCGGACCTGCTGCCT
This genomic stretch from Hordeum vulgare subsp. vulgare chromosome 6H, MorexV3_pseudomolecules_assembly, whole genome shotgun sequence harbors:
- the LOC123404610 gene encoding receptor-like protein EIX1, producing the protein MAEPRQQVRARMILTMCFLLFFHQSWSAQAGSLCVPGERDALLDFKAGLTDPTNSLSSSWRGMECCRWTGVVCSNRTGHVVTLQMHARHVGGEIRSSLLTLRHLKRLDLSGNDFGGEPIPELIGALGRGRLTHLDLSYSNFGGRIPPHLGNLSNLVSLKLEYMAHAIYSPDIAWVSRLTKLQVLRVSQVDLGAAIDWTHAINMLPSLMELDLRSCGLQNSMPSTMLPNLTSLETLTLDGNSFNTSLGPKSWVWDLPSLQELSLTSCGIDGQLPDAVGKLTSIRKLSLASNKFDGMVPLTLKNLKKLQRVDLSSNFINMDVAELLHRLAADELQYLDLGHNRLTGSVPVGIRELINLKGLSLTHNNLHGTISQSIGELHALESVDLSHNEISGEIPTSISALTSLNLLDLSYNNLTGAIPTGNQLQALDDPMFIYIGNPGLCGPPLPRSCLRTDIIANAPGKHDRGMSDVLSLYLSMCIGFVAGLWIVFFGFLFKRRWRVGWFSFTDRVYNRAYVQVAVGWACLARKMSQG